The Helianthus annuus cultivar XRQ/B chromosome 16, HanXRQr2.0-SUNRISE, whole genome shotgun sequence genome includes a window with the following:
- the LOC110915034 gene encoding PKS-NRPS hybrid synthetase CHGG_01239-like, producing MSLTDLKNWVQETGKDNGYVIVTRRSKNIGGTTGMVWLVCDRSGEHRSKATVRKAGSKKIGCPFSLLAIRDVTNDTWELKVDCANHNHEPTTSLLGHAFVRRFTKAEYKLVEQLTAQNMEPRIIFQTLRKQFPDSLHVQKDVQNAVQKIRATIMDGKNPIQALESLLHDRRFIYDTRQDPKTDVVTEIFFVHPYSITMWRAFPHVMLIDATYKTNLYNMPFVQVVGMTSTGKSFCIAHAVICKERRGNYVWVLERIKSILHECMMPRVIVTDRELALINACSKVFPNAKRLLCHFHIQQNIARKCKEGFDKEDWGKFMSYWRTLCESSSEPMYKYNLEKMYNRLVVANRESVYDYVYENWLKDYKEMFVYAWTDKCRNFGQRTTNRVESQHANLKRYITRGSSLERIARCIIDIVETQYDEIQKSFTESIEKTMNHHRHRMLDNLRGKVSHEALDLLEKELLRKMDVLRKLNASCGCHMWLSKGLPCACRLENYNRTGRIIQLDEIDVFWRKLDLLPCKLVDEEVDIVAELNNVRQHLEAQSPVQQKSMLSKIKAVFTPKSSTKKPPIVQQNTRGRPTSKKVQERLDEAARLDQAARYSSYGEDSNVITASSKHRYDLPRHSSYVPSEGSRGTGSFVKSEKPKMQPNSSTSSKKKETRDDKVFPLIKGDEHLLCIKRFKNQIPSEFRSYISRIQDVTPDGHCGYRSVAVGLGFTEHAWPNIRRDLLLEIDHNKPRWKHVFETYNEGDFKRIRKSIEWHSVKGCDQSHWMEMPHVGLLIAQRYNIVLHVLSIEWSSTIFPLTDAPLDPRPQAITLVHVHGGHFIHAKLEGDYPMPLVNPMWSAHRSIAAKRWEEMYTPQLEHYYELMHPKSDRDKDREPSLNVIED from the exons atgtctctaactgatttgaagaattgggtacaagaaacGGGAAAGGATAATGGTTACGTAATTGTTACCCGCCGATCAAAAAATATTGGCGGTACTACTGGGATGGTATGGCTTGTGTGCGACCGTAGTGGTGAACACCGTAGTAAAGCAACAGTTAGGAAAGCTGGTAGCAAAAAAATCGGCTGCCCGTTTTCATTACTCGCCATCCGGGACGTGACGAACGACACGTGGGAGTTAAAAGTGGACTGTGCGAACCATAACCACGAACCTACGACGAGTCTGTTGGGCCACGCTTTTGTGCGAAGATTCACTAAAGCCGAATACAAGCTAGTGGAGCAGCTAactgctcaaaacatggagccacgTATCATATTTCAAACCCTAAGAAAGCAGTTCCCCGACAGCCTGCACGTTCAGAAAGACGTGCAAAATGCGGTACAAAAAATTAGAGCGACAATAATGGACGGAAAGAATCCTATTCAGGCACTGGAAAGCCTGCTGCATGACCGCCGATTCATTTACGACACCCGACAAGATCCCAAAACAGATGTCGTAACAGAGATTTTCTTTGTTCATCCTTATTCAATCActatgtggcgtgcattcccgcaCGTGATGTTGATCGACGCGACCTACAAAACAAACCTCTACAACATGCCATTTGTCCAGGTTGTGGGTATGACGTCGACTGGGAAGTCTTTTTGTATCGCACATGCCGTTATTTGTAAAGAACGAAGGGGTAACTACGTGTGGGTGCTTGAGCGGATCAAGTCAATATTGCATGAATGTATGATGCCGCGTGTGATAGTCACGGATAGGGAGCTTGCCCTGATAAACGCGTGTTCTAAAGTATTCCCGAACGCAAAAAGGCTTCTATGCCACTTTCACATCCAACAAAATATAGCTAGAAAGTGCAAGGAAGGGTTCGATAAAGAAGATTGGGGGAAATTTATGTCGTACTGGCGGACATTGTGCGAATCTTCATCAGAGCCCATGTACAAGTACAACTTGGAGAAAATGTATAACCGACTCGTGGTTGCCAACCGAGAAA gTGTCTATGATTACGTCTACGAAAACTGGCTCAAAGACTATAAAGAAATGTTCGTTTATGCGTGGACCGATAAGTGTCGCAACTTTGGTCAGCGCACCAccaacagagttgagagccagcACGCAAATTTAAAAAGATACATTACGCGCGGGAGTTCATTGGAGCGAATAGCAAGATGCATCATTGATATAGTTGAAACTCAGTATGATGAAATACAAAAAAGTTTCACTGAGAGCATCGAAAAAACGATGAACCACCATAGACACCGAATGTTGGACAACCTACGTGGAAAGGTTTCCCATGAAGCACTTGATTTGCTGGAAAAAGagctactgaggaagatggatgtgTTGCGGAAACTTAACGCATCATGTGGTTGCCATATGTGGCTTAGCAAAGGATTGCCGTGTGCTTGTAGACTGGAAAACTACAACCGTAcag GGCGTATAATACAACTCGACGAGATAGATGTATTCTGGCGTAAGCTTGACTTGCTCCCTTGTAAACTGGTAGACGAGGAGGTCGATATTGTAGCAGAGCTCAATAATGTGCGGCAACATTTAGAGGCGCAGTCCCCCGTTCAGCAAAAGAGTATGCTTTCAAAGATAAAAGCGGTTTTCACCCCGAAATCGTCAACCAAGAAACCACCGATCGTCCAGCAAAACACTCGCGGTCGGCCTACATCAAAGAAAGTACAAGAAAGGCTAGATGAAGCTGCGAGGTTAGACCAAGCTGCGAGATACAGCTCCTATGGTGAGGACAGCAACGTAATTACCGCTTCCTCCAAGCATAGGTACGATTTACCCCGACACAGCTCATACGTACCGTCAGAGGGCTCTCGTGGAACTGGTTCGTTTGTGaagtctgaaaaacctaaaatgcAACCAAACAGTtcaacaagttctaaaaagaagGAGACGAGGGATGATAAGGTTTTTCCATTAATAAAGGGGGACGAGCACTTGTTATGCATTAAGAGGTTTAAGAATCAAATTCCATCAGAGTTTCGCTCTTACATATCGCGTATACAAGATGTGACCCCAGACGGTCATTGTGGGTACAGGTCTGTGGCTGTCGGGTTAGGTTTTACGGAACACGCATGGCCCAATATTCGAAGAGATTTACTACTGGAGATTGACCATAACAAACCGCGTTGGAAGCATGTATTCGAAACATATAACGAAGGAGACTTTAAACGAATACGTAAGAGCATCGAATGGCATTCAGTGAAAGGGTGCGATCAAAGTCACTGGATGGAAATGCCCCACGTAGGGCTTCTCATAGCGCAAAGGTATAATATTGTCCTCCACGTGCTAAGCATTGAATGGAGCTCTACCATCTTCCCATTAACGGATGCCCCACTAGATCCACGACCTCAAGCGATAACGCTTGTACATGTTCACGGGGGACACTTCATACATGCTAAGTTGGAAGGAGACTACCCCATGCCTTTAGTGAACCCGATGTGGTCGGCACATCGATCAATAGCTGCGAAACGGTGGGAAGAAATGTATACACCGCAGTTAGAGCACTACTACGAGTTAATGCATCCTAAATCAGACCGAGACAAAGACAGAGAACCGAGTTTAAATGTTATCGAAGATTAA